One genomic segment of Centroberyx gerrardi isolate f3 chromosome 4, fCenGer3.hap1.cur.20231027, whole genome shotgun sequence includes these proteins:
- the LOC139915909 gene encoding apoptosis facilitator Bcl-2-like protein 14 has translation MESRAAMDGVEESEEFRLLKAYCTRRNRPSFRSGFSTKKSTSSGGACSFFADALGTPLLSDLCSVGAAVGVVRMGVVGVDGLLDRSKGQDASSLSGVADRLAQIADSAPISQADLTAAGVEDQDEIVKKLVELLKTSGDVMDEQIKQNEFLQERLQNFFDYALFEKLTSSLQSLVDLGQAGSEDRIQRKKIAWAFEVTSRLSAIDVVPRRRALSFGERYLRQHHSAWIQQHGGWEKAFDSDDID, from the exons GAGCAGGGCGGCTATGGACGGTGTGGAGGAGAGTGAGGAGTTTCGGCTGCTCAAGGCTTACTGTACCAGGAGGAACCGGCCCTCATTCCGGTCAGGCTTCAGCACGAAGAAGAGCACGTCATCTGGGGGGGCTTGCTCTTTTTTTGCGGACGCATTGGGAA CACCTTTGCTCAGTGATCTGTGCTCTGTGGGTGCTGCAGTGGGTGTTGTTCGAATGGGTGTTGTTGGAGTCGACGGCCTCTTGGACAGATCAAAGGGCCAAGATG CCAGTTCGCTGAGCGGTGTGGCAGACAGGCTGGCACAGATCGCTGACTCAGCACCGATCTCTCAAGCAGACCTGACAGCAGCCGGCGTGGAAGACCAAGATG AGATTGTTAAGAAACTGGTGGAGTTGCTGAAAACATCTGGAGATGTGATGGACGAGcag ATCAAGCAGAACGAGTTCCTCCAAGAGCGGCTCCAAAACTTCTTTGACTATGCCTTGTTTGAGAAGTTGACCTCCAGCCTGCAGAGCCTGGTAGACCTGGGTCAGGCAGGGTCCGAGGACAGGATCCAGAGGAAGAAGATTGCCTGGGCCTTTGAGGTGACCAGCAGGCTGTCAGCCATAGACGTCGTCCCCAGGAGACGAGCCCTGAGCTTCGGGGAGCGCTACCTCCGCCAGCATCACTCTGCCTGGATCCAACAGCATGGAGGCTGG GAAAAAGCGTTCGACAGTGACGACATTGACTGA